One genomic segment of Mangifera indica cultivar Alphonso chromosome 6, CATAS_Mindica_2.1, whole genome shotgun sequence includes these proteins:
- the LOC123218344 gene encoding profilin-4-like produces MSWQTYVDDQLMCDVEGKHLTSAAIVGLDGSVWAQSSSFPKLNPEEITAINKDFDEPGSLAPTGLHLGGTKYMVIQGEPGAVIRGKKGPGGITVKKTGQALIFGIYDEPVTPSQCNMIVERLGDYLIDQGL; encoded by the exons ATGTCGTGGCAAACGTACGTTGATGATCAGCTGATGTGTGACGTCGAAGGGAAGCATCTCACCTCCGCCGCGATCGTGGGCCTAGACGGCAGCGTTTGGGCTCAGAGCAGCAGCTTCCCTAAG TTGAATCCTGAAGAGATTACTGCTATCAATAAAGATTTTGATGAACCAGGTTCTCTTGCCCCAACCGGGTTGCACCTCGGTGGCACTAAGTACATGGTAATTCAGGGTGAGCCTGGAGCTGTGATTCGTGGAAAGAAG GGACCAGGTGGTATCACAGTGAAGAAAACCGGTCAAGCACTGATTTTTGGGATATATGATGAACCAGTGACTCCAAGTCAGTGTAACATGATTGTTGAGAGGTTGGGAGATTACCTCATTGATCAGGGCTTGTAG
- the LOC123218299 gene encoding pheromone-processing carboxypeptidase KEX1-like has protein sequence MAYRGRGHGRGFRGRASTYAKQEAFKLFPDIELPNSKNVPVDKNLIIWNSRLLNYWKSSPYYLEENVEKKSQSMDIERFSDLIKPRTSTTRDSIDQILQLTANNFPQELIKGSRGQRSTKRVRWNTDAGLQRLDLFEKLEQKNKGEEEKDEKEKKDGEKEGENLDEDDDEAAGDAEEESSDDGDYNQNVEFDDDEDDFNMDDGDDDEATY, from the exons ATGGCTTATAGAGGACGTGGACATGGTCGTGGGTTTAGAGGTCGTGCCTCAACCTATGCCAAACAAGAAGCTTTTAAACTCTTTCCT GATATTGAATTACCTAATAGCAAAAATGTGCCAGTGGATAAGAACTTAATCATTTGGAATTCAAGGCTGCTGAATTATTGGAAGTCTTCTCCTTACTATCTtgaagaaaatgttgaaaaga AGAGCCAAAGCATGGATATAGAAAGGTTTTCTGACTTGATTAAACCAAGGACCTCAACAACTCGTGATTCAATTGACCAAATTCTACAGCTCACAGCAAATAATTTTCCTCAAGAGCTGATTAAAG gttcaAGGGGACAACGGAGCACAAAAAGAGTGCGATGGAATACAGATGCAG GCCTGCAGAGATTAGATCTCTTTGAAAAACTTGAACAGAAAAATAAG ggtgaagaagagaaagatgaaaaggaaaagaaagatgGCGAGAAAGAAGGCGAAAAtttggatgaagatgatgatgaagcaGCTGGAGATGCTGAGGAAGAATCCAGTGATGATGGAGACTATAATCAG AACGTTGAGTTTGATGACGATGAAGATGATTTTAACATGGATGACGGGGACGATG ATGAAGCAACGTACTAA